In Oncorhynchus keta strain PuntledgeMale-10-30-2019 unplaced genomic scaffold, Oket_V2 Un_contig_473_pilon_pilon, whole genome shotgun sequence, a single genomic region encodes these proteins:
- the LOC127924916 gene encoding caldesmon-like gives MFRCKKKVSPFWALSSLHPWKRYRSSEQRASAEKYRNRSSEQRASAEKYRNRSSEQRASAEKYRSRSSEQRASAEKYRNRSSQQRASAEKYRSRSSEQRASAEKYRSRSSEQRASAEKYRNRSSEQRASAEKYRSRSSEQRASAEKYRNRSSEQRASAEKYRNRSSEQRASAEKYRSRSSEQRASAEKYRNRSSEQRASAEKYRNRSSEQRASAEKYRNRSSQQRASAEKYRSRSSEQRASAEKYRSRSSEQRASAEKYRNRSSEQRASAEKYRSRSSEQRASAEKYRNRSSEQRASAEKYRSRSSEQRASAEKYRSMSSEQRASAEKYRNRSSEQRASAEKYRNRSSEQRASAEKYRSRSSEQRASAEKYRNRSSQQRASAEKYRNRSSEQRASAEKYRSRSSEQRASAEKYRSRSSEQRASAEKYRSRSSEQRASAEKYRNRSSEQRASAEKYRNRSSEQRASAEKYRNRSSEQRASAEKYRNRSSEQRASAEKYRNRSSEQRASAEKYRNRSSEQRASAEKYRNRSSEQRASAEKYRNRSSEQRASAEKYRNRSSEQRASAEKYRNRSSEQRASAEKYRSRSSEQRVSAEKYRSRSSQQRASAEKELISQLQKQHENVSVETNTRNNR, from the coding sequence ATGTTTCGTTGCAAAAAGAAAGTGTCACCTTTTTGGGCCCTCAGCAGTTTGCATCCCTGGAAAAGGTATAGGTCTTCTGAGCAGAGGGCGAGTGCAGAGAAATACAGGAATAGGTCTTCTGAGCAGAGGGCGAGTGCAGAGAAATACAGGAATAGGTCTTCTGAGCAGAGGGCGAGTGCAGAGAAATACAGGAGTAGGTCTTCTGAGCAGAGGGCGAGTGCAGAGAAATACAGGAATAGGTCTTCTCAGCAGAGGGCGAGTGCAGAGAAATACAGGAGTAGGTCTTCTGAACAGAGGGCGAGTGCAGAGAAATACAGGAGTAGGTCTTCTGAGCAGAGGGCGAGTGCAGAGAAATACAGGAATAGGTCTTCTGAGCAGAGGGCGAGTGCAGAGAAATACAGGAGTAGGTCTTCTGAGCAGAGGGCGAGTGCAGAGAAATACAGGAATAGGTCTTCTGAGCAGAGGGCGAGTGCAGAGAAATACAGGAATAGGTCTTCTGAGCAGAGGGCGAGTGCAGAGAAATACAGGAGTAGGTCTTCTGAACAGAGGGCGAGTGCAGAGAAATACAGGAATAGGTCTTCTGAGCAGAGGGCGAGTGCAGAGAAATACAGGAATAGGTCTTCTGAACAGAGGGCGAGTGCAGAGAAATACAGGAATAGGTCTTCTCAGCAGAGGGCGAGTGCAGAGAAATACAGGAGTAGGTCTTCTGAACAGAGGGCGAGTGCAGAGAAATACAGGAGTAGGTCTTCTGAGCAGAGGGCGAGTGCAGAGAAATACAGGAATAGGTCTTCTGAGCAGAGGGCGAGTGCAGAGAAATACAGGAGTAGGTCTTCTGAGCAGAGGGCGAGTGCAGAGAAATACAGGAATAGGTCTTCTGAGCAGAGGGCGAGTGCAGAGAAATACAGGAGTAGGTCTTCTGAACAGAGGGCGAGTGCAGAGAAATACAGGAGTATGTCTTCTGAACAGAGGGCGAGTGCAGAGAAATACAGGAATAGGTCTTCTGAGCAGAGGGCGAGTGCAGAGAAATACAGGAATAGGTCTTCTGAGCAGAGGGCGAGTGCAGAGAAATACAGGAGTAGGTCTTCTGAACAGAGGGCGAGTGCAGAGAAATACAGGAATAGGTCTTCTCAGCAGAGGGCGAGTGCAGAGAAATACAGGAATAGGTCTTCTGAACAGAGGGCGAGTGCAGAGAAATACAGGAGTAGGTCTTCTGAACAGAGGGCGAGTGCAGAGAAATACAGGAGTAGGTCTTCTGAACAGAGGGCGAGTGCAGAGAAATACAGGAGTAGGTCTTCTGAACAGAGGGCGAGTGCAGAGAAATACAGGAATAGGTCTTCTGAGCAGAGGGCGAGTGCAGAGAAATACAGGAATAGGTCTTCTGAGCAGAGGGCGAGTGCAGAGAAATACAGGAATAGGTCTTCTGAACAGAGGGCGAGTGCAGAGAAATACAGGAATAGGTCTTCTGAACAGAGGGCGAGTGCAGAGAAATACAGGAATAGGTCTTCTGAGCAGAGGGCGAGTGCAGAGAAATACAGGAATAGGTCTTCTGAGCAGAGGGCGAGTGCAGAGAAATACAGGAATAGGTCTTCTGAACAGAGGGCGAGTGCAGAGAAATACAGGAATAGGTCTTCTGAACAGAGGGCGAGTGCAGAGAAATACAGGAATAGGTCTTCTGAGCAGAGGGCGAGTGCAGAGAAATACAGGAATAGGTCTTCTGAGCAGAGGGCGAGTGCAGAGAAATACAGGAGTAGGTCTTCTGAGCAGAGGGTGAGTGCAGAGAAATACAGGAGTAGGTCTTCTCAGCAGAGGGCGAGTGCAGAGAAAGAGTTGATTTCTCAGTTGCAAAAGCAACATGAAAATGTTTCTGTCGAGACGAACACACGGAACAACAGGTGA